One genomic region from Spirulina subsalsa PCC 9445 encodes:
- the pyk gene encoding pyruvate kinase has protein sequence MSSLPNRTKVVATLGPASNSPEVIRELVAAGMRVARFNFSHGSYQDHATTLRVLRAVSEELDTPVTILQDLQGPKIRVGQLPMGSLELVEGTRVTLVPAADYDHQGDKIPLDYPYLAEEAQPGTEVLLADGLLELCVEEIEGQGVICRVVEGGRLQSRKGVNFPSLDLRLPSMTEKDKKDLEFGISQGIDWVSLSFVRRAEDIRSLKAFLSHKGAGDICVIAKIEKPQAIAHLDEILSECNGLMVARGDLGVELSPEKVPMLQKRIIRMCNQRGIPVITATQMLESMIVEPRPTRAEASDVANAIIDGTDAIMLSGESAVGKYPVKAVETMVQIATQVEPEVQFVNYPPYSNDETHALSEALNTIDKILELRCIVAFTTSGYTACLAAAERPKAIVVAFTANIRTYHRLNLIWGVIPVLMERRIETYDGLIEQTQSGLKERGLAQAGDKILILAGLPVQNTAGGTNFMKIHTVV, from the coding sequence ATGTCTTCTCTACCTAATCGCACCAAAGTTGTTGCTACTCTGGGCCCGGCTAGTAATTCTCCAGAAGTGATTCGGGAGTTAGTGGCGGCGGGGATGAGGGTGGCTCGTTTCAATTTTTCCCACGGCAGTTATCAGGATCATGCCACGACCTTAAGGGTATTGCGGGCGGTGTCGGAGGAATTAGATACCCCTGTGACGATTTTACAGGATTTGCAGGGGCCAAAAATCCGGGTGGGGCAGTTGCCGATGGGGAGTCTGGAGTTAGTGGAGGGAACAAGGGTCACGCTGGTTCCTGCGGCGGATTATGATCACCAAGGGGATAAGATTCCTTTGGATTATCCCTATTTGGCGGAGGAGGCACAACCCGGAACGGAGGTTTTGCTGGCGGATGGATTGTTGGAATTGTGCGTTGAGGAGATTGAGGGGCAAGGGGTGATCTGTCGTGTGGTGGAGGGGGGGCGTTTACAAAGTCGGAAGGGGGTTAATTTCCCGAGTTTGGACTTGCGGCTGCCTTCGATGACGGAGAAGGATAAGAAGGATTTGGAGTTTGGTATTAGTCAGGGCATTGATTGGGTGTCTTTAAGTTTTGTGCGTCGGGCGGAGGATATTCGCTCGCTGAAGGCCTTTCTCTCTCATAAGGGGGCGGGTGATATTTGTGTGATTGCGAAGATTGAAAAACCCCAGGCGATCGCACATTTAGACGAAATTTTGAGTGAATGTAACGGTTTAATGGTCGCCCGGGGGGATTTGGGGGTGGAATTAAGTCCTGAAAAAGTCCCTATGTTACAAAAACGGATTATTCGGATGTGTAATCAACGGGGAATTCCGGTCATTACGGCCACTCAGATGTTAGAGAGTATGATTGTTGAACCCCGTCCCACTCGGGCGGAGGCCTCTGATGTCGCTAATGCGATTATTGATGGGACTGATGCCATTATGTTGTCAGGGGAATCTGCGGTGGGGAAATACCCGGTTAAGGCGGTGGAAACTATGGTACAAATTGCCACACAGGTGGAGCCGGAGGTGCAATTTGTTAACTATCCCCCCTACAGTAATGATGAAACTCATGCCTTAAGTGAAGCCCTGAATACAATCGATAAAATTTTAGAGTTGCGTTGTATTGTGGCTTTTACTACAAGTGGCTATACGGCTTGTTTGGCGGCGGCAGAACGGCCGAAAGCGATTGTGGTGGCTTTCACGGCTAATATTCGCACTTACCACCGTTTAAACTTGATTTGGGGAGTGATTCCGGTATTAATGGAACGCCGAATTGAAACCTATGATGGGTTAATTGAACAGACTCAATCGGGGTTGAAGGAGCGGGGTTTAGCGCAAGCGGGGGATAAGATTTTGATTTTGGCGGGTTTACCTGTACAAAACACTGCTGGGGGAACTAATTTTATGAAAATTCATACGGTAGTTTAG
- a CDS encoding class I SAM-dependent methyltransferase, whose protein sequence is MTQLEQRLRAIFSQDLSQKKTWYSAVAQAYNLARPRYPQSLIDQAITWTNLTPGDSLLELGCGPGIATPAFAQKGLSITALEPSEVACAIAREQCNPYPHVQILNSTFEEWPLPPHPFSAVLAASSFHWLSPHLRHQKAAQALSSEGSLILLWNIPPQPQAPVQQIIRQVHEIHLPQLAEPIDPALHEQHVHQFGQQVLDSGCFDHLQTAQLLCEKNYTVDEYLALLHSLSQYIQLDPPTRDNLFHHLHLALTEQWGQLIPTTYLSLLHVAKKARGNRE, encoded by the coding sequence ATGACCCAACTAGAACAACGCCTAAGAGCCATTTTTAGCCAAGACCTGAGCCAGAAAAAGACCTGGTACTCCGCCGTTGCCCAAGCCTATAATCTCGCCCGGCCGCGCTATCCTCAAAGCCTGATTGACCAAGCCATTACTTGGACCAATCTCACCCCGGGGGACTCCTTGCTAGAATTAGGCTGTGGCCCCGGGATTGCAACCCCCGCTTTTGCCCAAAAAGGTTTAAGCATCACTGCTTTAGAACCCAGTGAGGTCGCTTGTGCGATCGCCCGAGAACAATGTAATCCCTATCCCCACGTCCAAATCCTCAACAGCACCTTTGAAGAGTGGCCCTTACCCCCCCATCCCTTCTCCGCCGTTTTAGCCGCCTCCTCCTTTCATTGGCTTTCCCCCCACCTACGCCACCAAAAAGCCGCCCAAGCCCTCTCCTCTGAAGGTTCTCTCATTTTGCTCTGGAACATTCCCCCTCAACCCCAAGCCCCCGTACAACAGATCATTCGGCAAGTCCATGAAATCCATCTCCCCCAATTAGCCGAACCCATTGACCCCGCCCTCCATGAGCAGCACGTTCACCAGTTTGGTCAACAAGTCCTAGACTCCGGTTGCTTTGACCATCTGCAAACCGCCCAACTCCTCTGTGAAAAAAACTACACCGTTGATGAATATCTCGCCCTCCTCCACAGCTTGTCCCAATACATTCAACTCGACCCCCCCACCCGAGACAATCTCTTTCACCATCTCCACCTTGCCCTAACGGAACAATGGGGGCAACTGATCCCCACTACCTATTTATCCCTGCTGCACGTGGCCAAAAAGGCAAGAGGGAATCGGGAATAG
- a CDS encoding CHASE2 domain-containing protein: MMDRKTLNIIYPDGERLHLLAHMKQFPHWLVHLTQLMSQNRRLWLTSGGVGVGIIALRLLGVWQVWDWAVYDQLFRLRPLDSPEERILIVAIDEPDMNRAGAWPIPDAIMADLLQKLAAHEPRAIGLDVYRDLPAPPGHERLNQVMGGLPHFVAIEKIPDRESVGVPPPPNAQPDQVGFNNIVTDGDRKVRRSLLYWHKDGEPRTSFAHRLALLYLAREGITPQQAPDGHYLQLGKTVFRPFEPNDGDYVGADAKGYQVLVNFRHPSLFQQVSMSAVLSGEVAPHLIRDRIILIGSTAPSLKDFAYIPYSPKSAGGRKHIHGVELHANFISHLLSAVLDERPVIRVWSEPIQWAWILLWSGVGGVIVWHWRSPLKSSLLLLLTITLLGSIGYVSFLQGLWIPLATPLLALGSTTILLTSHLAYQREELKRSTDFLQSVIDAIPDPIFVKDRQHNWLILNKAFAHFTGYTREELIGKSDSDFFQSEQAAIFWEQDRMVFLTHNAQEHEEKFTNRYGTEYITATKRSLHQDAAGNMFLVGVIRDITERKRVEEELRRTTQELTRSNADLLKSQRLDNLTGVPNRVHFEETLKELLRWGAEHSKLIGVLFLDLDGFKDVNDTHSHYMGDLLLKAVAQRFKNCLRSSDLVARWAGDEFSIILPDIKKVSDTEIVAEKIRATLAQPFMLEGHKIFVGASIGTSVYPHDGQDVDTLVHKADAEMYAVKNRTRVQNNSSVSVT, encoded by the coding sequence ATGATGGACCGCAAAACTTTAAATATTATCTACCCGGACGGTGAACGGCTCCACCTCTTAGCTCACATGAAACAATTCCCGCACTGGTTAGTACATTTAACCCAATTAATGAGCCAAAATCGTCGGCTCTGGTTAACTTCGGGCGGCGTTGGGGTAGGGATTATCGCCTTACGCCTTCTGGGGGTTTGGCAAGTTTGGGATTGGGCAGTTTATGATCAACTGTTCCGTCTCCGCCCCTTAGATTCCCCAGAAGAACGGATTCTAATTGTGGCCATTGATGAACCAGACATGAATCGGGCTGGGGCATGGCCGATTCCCGATGCCATTATGGCTGACCTCTTACAGAAGTTGGCCGCCCATGAACCCCGTGCCATTGGGTTAGATGTCTATCGAGATTTACCAGCCCCCCCCGGTCATGAGCGCTTAAACCAAGTGATGGGGGGATTGCCTCATTTTGTGGCTATTGAGAAAATCCCAGATCGAGAAAGTGTGGGAGTGCCACCGCCTCCCAATGCGCAACCAGACCAGGTAGGGTTCAATAATATTGTGACCGATGGCGATCGCAAAGTTCGCCGCAGTCTCCTCTATTGGCACAAAGACGGGGAACCCCGTACCAGTTTCGCCCATCGTCTCGCCCTGCTTTATTTAGCCCGAGAAGGAATCACCCCCCAACAAGCCCCAGACGGCCATTATTTACAATTAGGGAAAACAGTTTTTCGCCCCTTTGAACCCAACGATGGGGACTATGTGGGAGCCGATGCCAAAGGCTATCAAGTTTTGGTCAACTTCCGCCATCCCAGCTTATTTCAACAGGTGTCCATGTCGGCTGTTTTGTCGGGAGAAGTAGCCCCCCATCTCATCCGCGATCGCATTATTCTCATCGGCTCCACCGCCCCCAGTCTCAAAGACTTTGCCTATATTCCCTATTCTCCCAAATCCGCCGGGGGGCGCAAGCATATTCATGGGGTCGAATTACACGCCAATTTTATCAGCCATCTGTTGAGCGCTGTCCTAGATGAACGCCCGGTGATTCGCGTCTGGTCTGAGCCAATCCAATGGGCTTGGATTCTACTCTGGTCAGGGGTAGGCGGCGTGATTGTCTGGCATTGGCGATCGCCCCTTAAATCCTCCTTACTCCTCCTACTCACCATCACCCTCCTCGGCAGCATTGGTTATGTGTCTTTTCTCCAAGGGCTTTGGATTCCCCTCGCCACCCCCTTGTTAGCCTTGGGCAGCACCACCATTCTACTCACCAGCCACCTCGCCTATCAGCGCGAAGAATTGAAACGTTCTACAGACTTTCTCCAGTCCGTCATTGATGCCATTCCCGACCCCATTTTTGTTAAAGATCGTCAACATAATTGGCTCATTCTCAATAAAGCCTTTGCCCACTTTACCGGATATACTCGCGAGGAATTGATTGGCAAATCCGACAGCGACTTTTTCCAAAGTGAACAGGCCGCCATCTTTTGGGAACAAGATCGGATGGTTTTTCTCACCCATAACGCCCAAGAACACGAGGAAAAATTCACCAACCGTTACGGCACCGAATATATTACGGCCACCAAGCGATCGCTTCACCAAGACGCCGCCGGGAATATGTTTTTAGTGGGTGTGATTCGGGATATTACCGAACGGAAGCGCGTTGAAGAAGAACTGCGCCGCACCACCCAAGAATTAACCCGCTCTAATGCCGACTTACTCAAATCCCAACGACTCGATAATTTAACCGGAGTCCCTAACCGTGTTCATTTTGAGGAAACCCTAAAAGAATTATTACGTTGGGGCGCAGAACATTCTAAATTAATTGGGGTATTATTCTTAGACCTTGATGGTTTTAAAGATGTCAATGACACCCATAGTCATTACATGGGAGATTTACTCCTCAAAGCCGTTGCCCAACGGTTTAAAAATTGTCTACGCAGCAGTGATTTAGTCGCCCGTTGGGCAGGGGATGAATTTTCTATTATTCTCCCGGATATTAAAAAAGTTAGTGATACAGAAATTGTCGCTGAAAAAATCCGAGCCACCCTAGCACAACCCTTTATGTTAGAAGGTCATAAAATCTTTGTTGGGGCGAGTATTGGCACCAGTGTTTATCCCCATGATGGTCAAGATGTGGATACGTTAGTGCATAAAGCCGATGCGGAAATGTATGCGGTAAAGAATAGAACCAGAGTCCAAAATAACTCGTCCGTGTCTGTTACCTGA